A region of Flavobacterium indicum GPTSA100-9 = DSM 17447 DNA encodes the following proteins:
- a CDS encoding peptide MFS transporter, translated as MWKNHPKALPFLFLSEMWERFGYYLMIGIFTLYLKDVETGFAMTEKEASDLYGTFIALVFLTPFIGGLVADRYWGYKKSIIIGGLLMGVGYMMMGIHDKSILYVAMTLVIVGNGFFKPNISTLLGNFYSEEKYKDQKDEGYNIFYMGINVGAFICNFFGAVFENLFGWTAAFMVAGVGMFIGVLVFVLGTKHYGDKTDKKGTQPGDMPFSKIVLFILLPSVVFGIIGWLIKGVASDANPEAFIFGSDSTDAFIFACIPVVLFYSSLYFRAKDDEKRPIGALLAIFAVVILFWAVFKLNGSALNNWGDKYTDREVSGLAKDVTDNIKLTKELEYKKDSVAVYDNAFRIQKVNGEVVKEVNYPLYFRNVAPEKMPKEGEKISVWASNLTQSINPFWVIVLTPLVVAFFTFLRSRKKEPSTPTKIAFGLLISALSVLVMVLAVKAGSNGSEKVSVLWLFANYGVITIGELLLSPMGLSVVSKLSPVNITSLMMGGWFLATSIGNKMSGVLASMWDSYDNKADFFWVNFGLLLFATFLMFALLKKLNAVMREKGIN; from the coding sequence ATGTGGAAAAATCATCCTAAAGCATTGCCTTTTTTGTTTTTGTCTGAAATGTGGGAACGTTTTGGTTATTATTTAATGATTGGAATTTTTACACTTTACTTAAAAGATGTAGAAACCGGTTTTGCAATGACCGAAAAGGAGGCCTCTGATTTATATGGTACATTCATTGCGTTGGTATTTTTAACGCCTTTTATTGGAGGTTTAGTTGCCGATCGCTACTGGGGCTATAAAAAATCAATCATCATTGGAGGTCTTTTAATGGGAGTAGGATACATGATGATGGGGATTCATGATAAATCAATATTGTATGTTGCCATGACTTTAGTAATTGTGGGTAATGGATTTTTTAAACCCAATATTTCAACGCTGCTTGGTAATTTTTATTCTGAAGAAAAGTATAAAGATCAAAAAGATGAAGGGTATAACATATTCTACATGGGAATCAATGTTGGCGCTTTCATTTGTAATTTCTTTGGAGCCGTTTTTGAAAATTTATTTGGATGGACGGCTGCTTTTATGGTGGCGGGTGTAGGAATGTTTATTGGTGTTTTGGTTTTTGTTTTAGGAACAAAACATTACGGCGATAAAACAGATAAAAAAGGAACGCAACCTGGTGATATGCCTTTTTCTAAAATAGTGCTATTTATTTTATTGCCTTCAGTAGTTTTTGGAATTATTGGTTGGTTAATCAAAGGGGTTGCATCCGATGCGAATCCGGAAGCTTTCATTTTTGGTTCGGACAGTACCGATGCTTTTATATTTGCTTGTATTCCTGTTGTATTGTTTTATTCGAGTTTGTACTTCCGTGCTAAAGATGATGAGAAACGACCTATTGGTGCGTTGTTGGCTATTTTTGCTGTAGTTATCTTGTTTTGGGCAGTGTTTAAATTAAATGGTTCTGCTTTAAATAACTGGGGTGATAAATACACTGATAGAGAAGTTTCGGGCTTAGCCAAAGATGTAACAGATAATATTAAATTAACTAAAGAATTAGAGTATAAAAAAGATTCAGTAGCAGTTTATGATAATGCATTCCGAATTCAAAAAGTGAATGGAGAAGTAGTTAAAGAAGTGAATTATCCTCTATATTTTAGAAATGTTGCGCCAGAAAAAATGCCAAAAGAAGGAGAGAAAATATCGGTTTGGGCATCGAATTTAACTCAGTCTATTAATCCTTTTTGGGTAATTGTGTTAACACCATTAGTTGTAGCTTTCTTTACTTTTTTGAGAAGTCGTAAAAAAGAACCGTCTACGCCAACAAAAATTGCATTCGGATTATTGATTTCTGCCTTATCTGTATTGGTTATGGTTTTAGCCGTTAAAGCAGGAAGTAATGGTTCAGAAAAAGTAAGTGTGTTGTGGTTGTTTGCGAATTACGGTGTAATTACGATAGGAGAACTTTTATTATCACCAATGGGATTATCGGTAGTTTCAAAATTAAGTCCGGTTAACATTACCTCTTTAATGATGGGTGGTTGGTTTTTAGCAACATCAATTGGAAATAAAATGTCGGGTGTTTTAGCTTCGATGTGGGATAGTTATGATAACAAAGCCGATTTCTTCTGGGTAAACTTTGGATTATTACTGTTTGCCACGTTTTTAATGTTTGCCTTATTAAAAAAATTAAACGCTGTAATGCGTGAAAAAGGAATCAACTAA
- a CDS encoding peptide MFS transporter, with product MSETTAKQGHPKGLWVLFGTEMWERFNFYGMRAILTLFMVNSLLIKEADAAIIYGGFLALCYLTPLLGGFISDKYIGNRYSIMLGGTLMAVGQFLLFISASTFDSSIDSSKMFMWIALFIIIFGNGFFKPNISSMVGSLYPKQDKDKLDSAFTIFYMGINIGAFLGQFICPYVGDVKDATTGVRDIFAFKWGFLAASIAMIIGTVTFFILKNKYVVTPEGRPIGGLPKNNVNDDFEEGEAQTAKFSGKAIGIAFGIFAALFFVFRYLLVGEFGFSSVEMGQLIKGIIYPFIYSAGIALAYLILSSAENKVERQRIWVIYIVSFFIIFFWAAFEQAGSSLTFIADNQTDRNIFGWNMPPSMVQIFNGIFVVMMALPFSLLWDKLRAQGKEPVSPLKQAIGLALIALSYFIIAHNVKDLGNSGLLAIKWLMLLYFIQTMGELCLSPIGLSLVGKLAPKRFASLLYGVFFISNAAGYALAGSLGAIIPATGDKFQKAEKLGVNLQDVLDKKVTLTAEQIALFEKEQIPVANTSFAGFEIHNLYEFFMVFVVLCGIAAIILALLSPRLKKMMHGIK from the coding sequence ATGAGCGAAACAACAGCAAAACAAGGACATCCTAAAGGATTGTGGGTGTTATTTGGAACTGAAATGTGGGAGCGTTTCAACTTCTATGGAATGAGAGCCATTCTTACATTGTTCATGGTGAATTCATTATTAATAAAAGAAGCAGACGCCGCAATTATCTATGGTGGTTTCCTTGCCTTATGTTATTTAACTCCTCTTTTAGGAGGGTTTATCTCTGATAAATATATTGGGAATAGATACAGTATTATGTTGGGAGGTACTTTAATGGCAGTAGGTCAGTTTTTACTATTCATTAGTGCTTCTACTTTTGATTCTAGTATAGACAGTTCTAAAATGTTTATGTGGATTGCGCTATTCATTATCATTTTTGGAAATGGCTTCTTTAAACCTAATATTTCTTCAATGGTAGGAAGTTTGTATCCAAAACAAGACAAAGATAAATTAGATTCTGCATTTACAATCTTCTACATGGGTATTAACATTGGAGCTTTCTTAGGGCAGTTTATTTGTCCTTACGTAGGTGATGTTAAAGACGCTACTACTGGAGTTCGAGATATATTTGCTTTTAAATGGGGATTCTTAGCTGCCTCAATTGCTATGATTATTGGTACAGTAACTTTCTTTATTTTGAAAAATAAATATGTTGTTACACCGGAAGGAAGACCAATTGGAGGATTGCCAAAAAATAATGTTAATGATGATTTTGAAGAAGGAGAAGCACAAACTGCAAAATTCAGTGGTAAAGCTATAGGTATTGCCTTTGGAATTTTTGCAGCACTTTTCTTTGTATTTCGATATTTATTAGTTGGAGAGTTTGGGTTCTCTTCAGTTGAAATGGGACAATTAATAAAAGGAATTATTTATCCGTTTATTTATTCTGCAGGTATTGCTTTAGCTTATTTAATTTTAAGTTCTGCTGAAAATAAAGTAGAAAGACAAAGAATTTGGGTTATTTATATTGTATCATTCTTTATTATATTCTTCTGGGCAGCTTTTGAGCAAGCAGGTTCTTCCTTAACGTTTATTGCAGATAATCAAACGGATAGAAATATTTTTGGATGGAATATGCCCCCTTCAATGGTTCAGATTTTTAATGGTATTTTCGTAGTAATGATGGCATTACCATTCAGTTTGTTATGGGATAAATTAAGAGCACAAGGAAAAGAGCCTGTGTCACCTTTAAAACAAGCCATTGGTTTAGCTTTAATTGCATTAAGTTACTTTATTATTGCTCATAACGTTAAAGATCTAGGAAATTCGGGCTTATTGGCTATAAAATGGTTAATGTTGTTGTACTTTATTCAAACTATGGGTGAATTATGTTTATCGCCAATTGGATTGTCTTTAGTAGGTAAATTGGCTCCAAAACGTTTTGCTTCGTTACTTTATGGTGTTTTCTTCATTTCAAATGCAGCAGGATATGCTTTAGCAGGTTCTCTAGGGGCAATTATCCCGGCTACTGGAGATAAATTCCAAAAAGCTGAAAAATTAGGCGTGAATTTACAAGATGTATTAGACAAGAAAGTAACGTTAACGGCTGAGCAAATTGCACTTTTTGAAAAAGAACAAATTCCTGTTGCAAATACGTCTTTTGCAGGATTTGAAATCCATAATTTATATGAATTCTTTATGGTATTTGTAGTGTTGTGTGGTATTGCAGCAATAATTTTAGCTCTTTTATCACCAAGATTAAAGAAAATGATGCACGGAATCAAATAA
- a CDS encoding peptide MFS transporter translates to MNEVITTEEIQNFKGKYPKQLWYLFFSEMWERFSFYGMRGMLAVFMVSQLAMDEKTANLQYGATQAWVYAFTFIGGLFADKILGLRKSLFWGGILMIVGSVILALDPKNFFFIGIGFTIVGTGFFKPNISSMVGQLYKDGDTRRDAGFSLFYAGVNLGALIGGYICIAVANGNMWSSFVPENLRWNYAFGFAAVVMIISLLTFTQTQKSLGAIGLSPLAHLEYSKRKTFEVLTFIGSLAIVPAIILMVENTTYTDWFMMIIGPASILYLFYEMKNFSKTENLKLLAALVFIIFSIFFWAFFEQSGGSLSLFAANNLKNTVLGITLDPNGVNNSANSLFVIIFAALIGMVWIWMAKKKIEPNTVVKFGLAFLFLAGGFWVFYYTQFFADASGKTSLDLFTFGWFVITFGELCLSPIGMSAMTKLSPQKTQAVIMGMWFLASAYGQYFAGLLGAGIAEASENANNLEKLKTYADGYLQLAVYALIAGVILIAIAPLIKKLMQDVK, encoded by the coding sequence ATGAACGAAGTAATTACAACAGAAGAAATCCAAAATTTTAAAGGAAAATACCCTAAACAATTGTGGTATTTATTCTTTAGTGAAATGTGGGAGCGATTTAGTTTCTATGGCATGCGCGGTATGTTGGCTGTTTTCATGGTAAGCCAATTGGCAATGGATGAAAAAACAGCGAATTTGCAATATGGTGCTACACAGGCTTGGGTGTATGCGTTTACTTTTATTGGAGGGCTTTTTGCTGATAAAATATTAGGCTTAAGAAAATCTCTTTTTTGGGGTGGAATTTTAATGATAGTAGGAAGTGTCATTTTAGCACTTGATCCCAAGAACTTTTTCTTTATTGGTATTGGTTTTACTATTGTAGGAACTGGTTTTTTTAAACCCAATATTTCCTCTATGGTTGGCCAATTATATAAAGACGGTGATACAAGGAGAGATGCCGGATTTTCGTTGTTTTATGCAGGAGTAAATTTAGGTGCTTTAATTGGAGGTTATATTTGTATTGCAGTTGCAAATGGTAACATGTGGTCTTCATTTGTGCCCGAAAATTTACGTTGGAATTATGCTTTCGGATTCGCTGCTGTTGTGATGATTATTAGTTTATTAACTTTTACACAAACACAAAAAAGTTTAGGAGCAATTGGATTGAGTCCATTAGCTCATTTGGAATATTCTAAAAGAAAAACATTTGAAGTTTTAACTTTCATTGGCTCATTAGCAATTGTTCCAGCTATCATTTTGATGGTTGAAAACACAACTTATACAGATTGGTTTATGATGATCATTGGGCCAGCTTCTATTTTGTATTTGTTTTATGAAATGAAGAATTTTTCTAAAACCGAAAATTTAAAGCTACTCGCTGCATTAGTCTTTATAATTTTTTCAATTTTCTTTTGGGCATTCTTCGAACAAAGTGGTGGGTCATTAAGTTTATTCGCAGCTAATAACTTAAAAAATACAGTTTTAGGAATAACTTTAGATCCTAATGGAGTGAACAATTCTGCCAATTCTTTATTTGTAATCATTTTTGCAGCTCTAATTGGAATGGTTTGGATTTGGATGGCAAAAAAGAAAATAGAGCCTAATACGGTGGTTAAATTTGGTTTGGCGTTTTTGTTTTTAGCTGGAGGTTTTTGGGTGTTTTATTATACTCAATTTTTTGCTGATGCTTCAGGGAAAACCTCTTTAGATTTATTTACTTTTGGTTGGTTTGTAATAACATTTGGAGAATTGTGTTTGTCACCAATCGGAATGAGTGCAATGACTAAATTATCTCCCCAAAAAACACAAGCGGTTATCATGGGAATGTGGTTTTTAGCCAGTGCCTACGGACAATATTTTGCCGGTTTATTAGGTGCGGGTATCGCCGAAGCTTCTGAAAATGCAAATAATTTAGAGAAATTGAAAACCTATGCTGATGGTTATTTACAATTAGCCGTTTATGCCCTAATTGCTGGAGTTATTTTAATTGCTATTGCTCCATTGATAAAAAAATTAATGCAAGATGTTAAATAG
- a CDS encoding thioredoxin family protein, with translation MKKFILLTILFFGISVNAQELTWHTDMTKATEIAIKEKKPLLLFFTGSDWCGWCIRLQKEVLKTPEFAKWANENVVLVELDFPRRTPQDEALKIQNSQLAQSFGVQGFPTLYFVTPTKNAENKVNLNNFGSQGYVAGGPTKWLEGANQIMKNKS, from the coding sequence ATGAAGAAATTTATCTTACTTACGATTTTATTTTTTGGAATTTCTGTTAATGCACAAGAACTAACTTGGCATACTGATATGACTAAAGCAACTGAAATTGCTATTAAAGAAAAAAAGCCATTATTGTTGTTTTTTACTGGATCTGATTGGTGTGGATGGTGTATTCGTTTGCAAAAAGAAGTGTTAAAGACACCTGAGTTTGCTAAATGGGCAAATGAAAATGTGGTTTTAGTGGAATTGGATTTTCCAAGAAGAACTCCTCAAGATGAAGCATTAAAAATACAAAATTCACAATTGGCTCAAAGTTTTGGTGTACAAGGTTTTCCGACCTTATATTTTGTCACACCTACAAAAAATGCAGAGAATAAGGTGAATTTAAATAATTTTGGGTCACAAGGTTATGTGGCTGGAGGACCTACAAAATGGTTAGAAGGTGCTAATCAAATCATGAAAAATAAATCATAA
- the lpxB gene encoding lipid-A-disaccharide synthase yields MKYYIIAGEASGDLHGSNLMKAIYQEDASADIRFWGGDLMQGVGGTLVKHYRDLAFMGFVEVVLNLKTILNNIKICKADILNFQPDVIIYIDYPGFNMRIAEWAKKLGYQNHYYISPQIWAWKEGRIKAIKRDVDYMYVILPFEKDFYEKKHQFPVTFVGHPLIDAIAGRSKKSLETFKAENELDDKPIIALLPGSRKQEIAKMLSIMLSVVDDFKEYQFVIAGAPSQDFAFYQQFLTTQNVKFISNKTYDLLSVAHAALVTSGTATLETALFKVPQVVCYKGSWISYQIAKRIITLKFISLVNLIMDKEVVKELIQEDLNSKNLKIELNKIIQGESRIQILEEYNLLEQKLGGTGASKKTAQLICSKFQ; encoded by the coding sequence ATGAAATACTACATCATAGCCGGAGAAGCTTCGGGCGATTTACACGGTTCCAATTTAATGAAAGCAATCTACCAAGAAGATGCTTCAGCAGACATTCGTTTTTGGGGTGGCGATTTAATGCAAGGAGTAGGTGGAACACTAGTAAAGCACTATCGTGACTTGGCTTTTATGGGATTTGTAGAAGTAGTTTTGAATTTAAAAACGATTTTAAATAACATTAAAATTTGCAAAGCAGACATACTTAACTTTCAACCCGATGTGATTATTTATATTGATTACCCAGGATTTAATATGCGTATTGCAGAATGGGCAAAGAAATTGGGGTATCAAAATCACTACTATATTTCTCCTCAAATTTGGGCTTGGAAAGAAGGTAGAATAAAAGCCATTAAACGCGATGTTGACTACATGTATGTCATTCTTCCATTTGAAAAAGATTTTTACGAAAAGAAACACCAATTTCCAGTAACATTCGTTGGACATCCTTTGATTGACGCTATTGCTGGAAGATCAAAAAAATCATTGGAAACCTTTAAGGCAGAAAATGAATTGGACGACAAACCCATCATTGCATTATTACCAGGAAGTAGAAAACAAGAAATTGCCAAAATGCTATCCATAATGTTATCGGTAGTTGATGATTTCAAGGAATACCAATTTGTAATTGCTGGTGCACCAAGTCAAGATTTCGCATTTTACCAGCAATTTTTAACCACTCAAAATGTAAAGTTTATCTCCAATAAAACTTATGATTTATTGAGTGTTGCCCATGCCGCATTAGTGACATCAGGCACGGCTACCTTAGAAACGGCATTGTTTAAAGTTCCCCAAGTGGTATGTTACAAAGGAAGTTGGATTTCCTATCAAATTGCCAAACGAATAATCACCCTTAAGTTCATTTCTTTAGTCAATTTAATTATGGACAAAGAAGTGGTGAAAGAGTTAATTCAAGAGGATTTAAATTCCAAAAATTTAAAAATTGAATTGAATAAAATCATACAAGGGGAAAGTAGAATTCAAATTTTAGAGGAATACAATCTTTTAGAACAAAAATTAGGTGGTACAGGAGCTAGTAAAAAAACAGCACAATTAATTTGTAGTAAATTTCAATAA
- a CDS encoding ComEC/Rec2 family competence protein, with protein MKYVKFPIIPLLLAFIFGILYEHFTNSNLKGLSISIIIAALSCFILYLYSKKEKNNPISLGISILISFFILGAINKNLHSDLNSKNHFSNYLKDENNIIVGFVNEKLKSTSFYDKYILDVSQINKQFAKGKILIYLPKTRISKLTIGTEIRLFSEIKYIDPITNPYQFNYTQYLNNQNIYYDIHYKKEDKIAITNCKNWKFYINQLKEKLISSFTYLHLKEDNYNLLMALLFGERTTLSKELTDNYTNTGVVHILAISGLHIALFYGLILWCSNPLKKYRNGKLYLFLLSISTLWIYALLTGMSASVVRAVVMFTIIAYGTLVNKQVNIYNSLATSALLLLLWNPNYLFDIGFQLSYCAVIAIIAFQPVVNKYSYSKKWLVLKTKETLLITLVAQLGVLPLTLYYFGQFPILFLISNVIVIPLSSLILILGLAIIPLNLILPSIGQYVGIIIEYLIDKMNQFTFWIGQFDSFIIKNIAFHELLVVFLFGIIWSLLNYFSNPKIKKVTWVLISILSFQIAYLAIFVNKNEHSELLVFNSYKNSILVLKRNKEATFYSTDFKKNKQLITNYCRNNFIVNKKEIPLKNSIYFQERILCIDSNGIYKTKMSPKIILLTQSPKINLERLIQIHQPKQIIADGSNYKSYIKLWKATCEKQKIPFHATTEKGLIQIK; from the coding sequence ATGAAATACGTCAAGTTCCCGATAATTCCTTTATTATTAGCCTTTATATTTGGTATACTATATGAACATTTCACAAATAGCAATTTAAAAGGACTTTCCATTAGCATTATAATAGCTGCTTTGAGCTGCTTCATTCTTTATTTATATTCAAAGAAAGAAAAAAACAATCCAATTAGTTTAGGGATTTCAATTTTAATTAGTTTTTTCATTTTAGGAGCAATTAATAAAAATTTACATTCCGACTTAAATTCAAAAAATCATTTTTCAAATTATTTAAAAGATGAGAACAATATAATTGTTGGTTTTGTAAATGAAAAACTTAAATCTACAAGTTTTTATGATAAATATATTCTTGATGTTTCACAAATAAATAAACAATTTGCAAAAGGTAAAATATTAATTTATCTTCCAAAAACAAGAATTAGTAAACTTACAATAGGGACTGAAATTCGATTATTTTCCGAAATTAAATACATTGATCCTATTACCAATCCTTATCAATTTAACTACACGCAATACCTTAACAATCAAAATATTTATTATGACATTCATTATAAAAAAGAAGATAAAATAGCGATTACAAATTGTAAAAATTGGAAGTTTTATATTAATCAATTAAAAGAAAAATTAATTTCTAGCTTCACTTATTTACACCTTAAAGAAGACAATTACAATTTATTAATGGCCCTTCTTTTTGGAGAAAGAACTACTTTATCTAAAGAATTAACAGATAATTACACCAATACTGGTGTAGTTCATATTTTAGCCATTTCGGGTTTACATATTGCTTTATTCTATGGACTCATTTTATGGTGTTCAAATCCGTTAAAAAAATACAGAAATGGTAAGTTATACCTATTTCTTCTTTCTATAAGTACATTGTGGATTTATGCATTATTGACAGGCATGTCAGCATCTGTTGTAAGAGCTGTAGTGATGTTTACTATTATTGCATATGGCACTTTAGTAAACAAACAAGTAAATATCTATAACTCTTTGGCAACTTCAGCATTACTCCTACTGCTTTGGAACCCAAATTACCTCTTTGATATTGGTTTTCAATTAAGTTATTGTGCTGTTATTGCAATCATTGCATTTCAACCTGTTGTAAACAAATATTCGTATTCTAAAAAATGGCTTGTTTTAAAAACTAAAGAGACACTTTTAATTACATTAGTAGCACAATTAGGGGTTTTACCTTTAACACTATATTATTTTGGCCAATTTCCAATTTTGTTTTTAATATCCAATGTAATAGTAATTCCATTATCTAGTTTAATTTTAATCCTTGGATTAGCAATAATTCCGCTTAATTTAATACTCCCATCAATTGGTCAATATGTTGGGATAATAATTGAATATTTAATTGATAAAATGAATCAATTTACATTTTGGATAGGACAATTTGATAGCTTCATAATTAAAAACATAGCCTTTCATGAACTATTAGTAGTTTTTTTATTTGGAATTATTTGGAGTTTACTTAATTATTTTTCAAATCCTAAAATAAAAAAAGTTACTTGGGTATTAATTTCGATACTTTCATTTCAAATTGCTTATTTAGCTATTTTTGTAAATAAAAATGAACATTCAGAATTACTTGTTTTCAATAGTTATAAAAATTCTATACTTGTATTAAAGCGCAATAAAGAAGCGACTTTTTATTCAACAGATTTCAAAAAAAACAAACAATTAATTACCAATTATTGTAGAAATAATTTCATAGTAAACAAAAAAGAAATTCCTTTAAAAAACAGCATTTATTTTCAAGAAAGAATACTTTGTATAGATTCAAATGGAATTTATAAAACAAAAATGAGTCCGAAAATTATTCTTTTAACTCAATCTCCAAAAATAAATTTAGAACGATTAATTCAAATACATCAACCCAAACAAATAATAGCAGATGGCTCTAATTATAAATCGTATATAAAGCTATGGAAAGCAACCTGTGAAAAACAAAAAATCCCTTTTCATGCCACAACAGAAAAGGGATTAATTCAGATTAAGTAA